gtaaaatctctccggagcagccaaatccaggaaatcaactaactcagtaaaagaataaaggattacaagacgttcacacttacaaaaccttcgCAATTGACACGAttttgtataagacaagcgactcacttgccttctaccgcagtagccctttccagagacagctggcacaattcttctacgtgatctcccttcattggaactccggttgacttcacttcaacaatcaacaaataaacacaaacgatcactctaagagagagaacaaacagactctcttagcacacgacGGCAAATTCTAGATCAGAAATACGTCCCTCTATCTTCCTATAgagatgtatttataatagTCCCATCATACCTAGACctaggaaagagtttatattcatttaaaactatTACAGGTACGCGGCGTCCGGACGGGAACATGTGCCGTCCGGACGGGACAACAAAACACAGCCAAAACgtgtttttaacacatggccgtctgcaatctcgttcggacgagattgcacacgAGCCATTCCGCCCAGCTTCGTAGTCTTCTATTTATGGCCCGTTTTGAcccagtaaacattggaattagctaaaccttgtgaaacatgactttgtagattcttgagttagctttccaacgccgcaaagattgctccaatcagaggtctgaaactcaagatatgacCTTTATAGTAAACATCGTCTGGACAGGAttcagacgagactgcagacgaggctctcgggaattcttgtttatcgagcTCGTGCGGACAGGGttcagacgagactgcagacaaggctctcgggaattcttgtttatcgagctcgtcaggacgggattgcaaacgagaatgcagacgaggctctcggggaAAATATAATTCTTCGAGCGTCCGAACGGCACTTCTTCTCGTCCGAATggtaattgaatggatgatgaatcttggcacttttggtcatcattttgcttaccgaaataagccaacaagaacttacacTAGGCAACTTGAATTTTTTAGTCCTTTATGAACAGGAGTTATAACCTTGAAGACAGGTCGTTTCCTCCTCTTCTTGGCCATAAAAGATAACTCAACTACTCAAGTTAGGAAATTTAGTATATAAAAGTTCCCTATCTATTTTTTCCAAGACAAATTTTCAAAGTACAAAAGGCGACTGATAAAAAAGTTCTTGCAATAAAGCTGGGGTTGGGGGTGGAGTGGGGGAGGTTGTTTCTGTTTCTTTATAATCCAATAAAGCTCGATCGTTTTGctcttctttcattctttttggttaattttgtatttttttggcatGCCATGTGCATATAAAGCCCCCTTAATTAACAGGTTTGAGGTAATATTTTGATCCCagcaataaataaatgaagtGTCAGAAGGATTAAGCTTTTGCTCAGCTTTCGGAGACCTGAGAGTATGTTTAATACTCCCTTAACACAATTGCTTTAAATTTGCAACGCAAAAATGCTCCCTAGCTCTCCCTCTATCAAGTTAAAAGActtgctttttctttatttttgctGAGCAGttcaaaacatagaaaatttgttttttgttattaagtTCAGACCTTGAAAAAGATTTTCCAATTTgtatttgcattaaaaaaaattatgtaaaaaccGACAAAAACCAATAACAATATAAAGTCCATAAGCTGATAAGGTTGTAACCTGAAGTCAGAAATCATGGAGAATTGGATAGAGCATTTTTTTCATccactaaaataacaatatgtCTAACTAAAATgctaatatatttataattgttgGACAAGTTTTCAAATTCCTAATATCTGCCTTACATAAATTATACACTCCAGTTTGTCTAATAGAAATTGGTTTTCATAAATTACATGAAAAAGCAGCAGCTTCAGATAAGAGCAAGCATTCCCTACTCAATTACTGAACCCTACGGTCAACAAAGAGAAATCCTCTGCTTACAGATGCCCTATTATCTGTATGAGAGATGTATACGTGCCAACTATTCCAACTACAAAACCCATTAGTATTACACCCCATATAACCACCATTTCACTTCCAAATCTCCTGTAAGTGCCCGAAATCTTCAAGTAGCATAAGCATGGCAGTATAATCGAACCGGTGACGCTTAAAAATGCTCCGACCAGTGACATGAGATATGCGAAAAAGGGGAGAACCAGGGCTACCACAGCAGTGCTGAATACAAGGGAGGTGCTGATTAAGAGGCCAGAGATCCTCTTGTTGTATTGAGATGGAAACCAACTTTTGGTAGCATTCACAATAGGTGTAACCATCAATGCATATTTGGCTATGGGGTTCACCAAGGTGGTGTAGATTGCCACTTTTGAGCTAAGTTTTTCAGTTGGGAGGTTTAATGTTATCTGTGATTGAACATTTTCCCCGAACATCAAGTAACCGAAAACCGCCATTGATGCGTAACAAACAGTGCATAAGGTAAAGCACAGAAGCAGGACCTGCAGGAAAAAAACCAGCAAAGAGGAAGTGAGTAATCTAAACAGCTAAAGCacttttcttctcatttttcaaaaacgCAAGCAATTTGTGTTTTACTTACATTGGTGAATTGGCGTTTGTTTCTCATAGAAGTGTAGAGTGTAGGGAAGACAGGATGGGCACAATAACAGAAGGCATATAAGCTAACAGCTGTAGGGATTCCACTCAAATTAAGAGGAGTTCCCTTTTGATGAAATCCAATTCCATCAAATGCACCAGTCCAATAGATTGAGCAGAGGATGATAGCAGAAGCTAAAACCCCACTAGCAGAGATATATGAAAGAAGGCTCAGGTTATCCAACCAAACCGAAGGCAAAATTACGAGGGCCACAATTATTACAAACATTTGTTTCCCTTCAATTCTTATCCCTGCCATTTGAAATCCTGCGTTGGGGAGCAAGTTGTATAAGTTATCCCCTTCTAAAATCAGGAACCCTGTGGCAACCAGATAGAGCTCTATATACATAACCACTGAAACCACTATTCGTCCCTTGTTCCCAAATGCACGGTAGCCTATATCAGGATAAGTTCTGATATCAGAATCCAAATCCATACACCTTTGTATCAACAAGCCTGAGTAAAATGCTGCAATGGCAATCACAAATAGAAGTATCAAGCTCAACCATCCTCCGGATGCTAATGCATATGGAACTGACAGTATCCCAACTCCTGaaaaccagagagagagagaattaggCATCACAATTGAACATATTGGTTGTTAAAAGTCATGCATATGGGGAATTTGAACATATCAATGGCTTGGTAAAAAATGTTATAACAAGAAGTCTACACTAACAATGATTCCTAGCAATTACCACCCGAATATCAAGTAATATTACAAACATGGCTCTAAATAGCTTTAGTGAATCAAACTGTGTTTGTATAAGAAATAAATGTTAAGTAGAACCTGACAAAGCATTGAGTCCATTAAAACATGTCTTGAGGAAAGAGACATTGGTTGTAGTGGAGTAATGAGAGTTAGACTCCACTTCCTCTAGCTTGTGAGCTACCCCATATTGCTTCTCATCAAGAATGAGAGGCACAAATAAAGATGAATCACTTTGGAGTTGGGTAACCATcttgggagagagaaagagatatgaGAGATGCGCTAGATATTGCAGGGTGCAACTAGAAAGAGCTAAGAATTTGCAGACGTCGAGGGGTTTAATTTATACACCAGGCGGCCAGTGTTTGAAAACACGTGAACCACATTGTATGGATGTCATGATCTTTCAAGTCCTGCACATCCACGGGATAAATGTGTGGCCTTTCTTGCTCCTTCCTCCAAAAGAACATTAATTTGTGATGGAAGACATTTCAAAGTGGGACATCTTCTTATGCATACCGTGAGATGAATTTGTCCTTGTAGATATGAATTCTAGCGAGCTATTCTGGCGCTTTTTTGTCCAGATATGTTAAAATTATTTGCTATCAAATTAGTGATTGTATACAATATTATTGTTATGAGACTAtagataagtgaagttttcacCTTGAGATGATATGTGGTTGGCTCTCTACTTCtcagagcatctccagcagacTCTTTATATGGTTCACAatagctatatttagctattataaGCTATTTTACTCATCCCGCATATACTTCAAAATATAGTACTTTAATCTAATTTGCTATATGAAAGTTCATTGTAATACCTTTAAAGTAGTTTTCTATTCTTTTCAattctctcccttctctctctcatcaatCTCTCCCCCTCAActttcacaattaaaaaaaaaattgaaaaatagtaatatttaaaaaaagtagaGAGTGAGATAGATGATTTGTTGAAATTTGTAATGAAAAATTAgtagttaaaattttaaaatatatataagtaacTAAATTGCAGATACTCTTGGTCTCACTACTAGAGAGTTGTGGCCGGTGATTTGCTTTTGAGTGTTGGGGGGTTTTTGACAAGTCAGACGTATAAAACCATGTCTTTCATAAAAGTAACTAAAATAGCAGATACTCTTGATCTCACTACTAGAGAGTTGTGGCCGGTGATTAGCTTTTGAGTGTTGGGAGGTTTTTGACAAGTCAGACGTATAAAACCATGTTTTTCATAAAAGTAACTAAAATAGCAGACACTCTTGGTCTCACTACTAGAGAGTTGTGGTCGGTGATTAGCTTTTGCGTGTTGGGAGGTTTTTGACAAGTCAGACGTATAAGACCATGTTTTTCATATATGAGTGGTAGTCGGAGACTTGGAATGCAGGGCACATTTTTCATGACAAGTCACTTTCCAGCATTGTCTACACCACTGCAATATGTGAAGCTGACTTTTACACGATATGTTTGAGATGCACGTAAAACACGGTAATGAAAGAATTAACTCCCTTGCCTAATTGGGCGCAGTCAGTACTTGTCACGTGATTCAAATGGGAAATTTTTCTTTGCATTGACGGAAAAGGGGAAGCTAGAGCAACTCTGCAGGTTGCAGTTAAACATTGATCAGTTGCTGAGGGGCTCAATAGAGGTTGTCAACTCTTTCATTAACCAGAAGCTTTTGGGTATATCTTTTGATAAAATTCTCGTCAACTAGTTAAAGTAAAAGCATTCCCATTTTATCTTTGCCCCCTATTATAGTTGTTCTCATAAGTGACCTTAACCCTTGTTAGAGTGCTCCCCACTTTTCCTTGttgtctctttttgtttttggttttttttggggTCATTTCTTCTCTGCGTTGTCTTGTCGTGTTTGCTAATTAACCCACTCTAGATTAGATGCATGGAGATTGGAGAGTAatctatctttataaaccaatCCACCTCTAACTTGACGCCAATTGGAGGTTTGAGAGGGTAAGCCTTTACAATGGGGTACGTACAGGCTACCAGCACCACACAATATTGGGTGACAAATAACTCATCAGCAGGGACCAAATTAAAGCCACGACGTCCATACTTTTTGTCATCACCCTAAAGCATATTTTATCTAAGATTCCCTGTATTTTTCCTCCATCTCTCATTCATTTTACatccatctttctttctttcaaattcaGCCTACAGTGATCAATCTGTAGGCGGTTTCATTGCTAGTAGTTACCTAGCTAATAGTAGTAGGCAATGGATTATTGCTTGATCACAGAGTACCTAGCACACCATGAAAATGACTAATTTAGTCATCATACGACTCTTTACCCACAACGCTGATTGGACAAAAGTGGAAATTAACACCCAGCATATTATGCATTCGATATGAGATATGAAGGAAAAGTAGATTCATGAATCTAAAGAAAGTAGCTAGCTACTTCCGCAAGATAAAAGTTAGTTGTACAAGAAGGAAATTAAGATTTCCTGTACTATAATATATCAGGCTAGCAATCACTCTAATAGTTCACAAAACAACTTTatggaattttcaaaattaaaatctatAATATTTGCTGATCTACTTTTGAAAGTAGGGAACATACTTGATTAGTAAGAAGATGTGGGGTTAAATTTAAGGACAAGACGCCAAAATATTTAAGGTACACAGCCAAAgctaatcaatttttttaaatttgttgtaTAATGAACTAATCAATTACTTGAAGACTAAAGAGAAATGTATCTGTTTAGActgtctttttcaaaattggaagCTATGCTTTAAGGTGTTATGGGGCCCTAATTTTCTACCAAACCATTGAAAACATGACCAGTTTTGAAAAGATCGATCCCCTTATCTAACTCGATCAAAAGCATGGAGGACTACAAGTATCTGCAACTCCTTTTGGTTCCATATATAATATTCAATCTAAATCTTGAGTTTTATCAAAACATTCTTAGAACTTGTAAATCTAGCTGCTTTCTGTCTTTAAGTAATTCATATAATtcggaaaaaaataaataaatcaaaaaataaaacatatgggATGTGGGCTAGCTAGGAATAACATTTACTCCCCAATCAGCAAATTCAAACCCTTCAACAAGAGCTATATATACTTACTAGGCCAGCATGAGGAAACGTAGATTAGGTCACATAGACAAAGTAAACTCGAAAAACCCTTATGGGTCGTCAATGAgtttcaaaatataaagaaattaaaatcctCAAAACATGAAGCatttaaggaaaatatgaacCTGATAATGCATTGAGTCCATTGAAGCAGGTCTTGTAAAAGGAGGCGGT
This window of the Corylus avellana chromosome ca5, CavTom2PMs-1.0 genome carries:
- the LOC132181104 gene encoding amino acid transporter AVT1I isoform X1, which produces MVTQLQSDSSLFVPLILDEKQYGVAHKLEEVESNSHYSTTTNVSFLKTCFNGLNALSGVGILSVPYALASGGWLSLILLFVIAIAAFYSGLLIQRCMDLDSDIRTYPDIGYRAFGNKGRIVVSVVMYIELYLVATGFLILEGDNLYNLLPNAGFQMAGIRIEGKQMFVIIVALVILPSVWLDNLSLLSYISASGVLASAIILCSIYWTGAFDGIGFHQKGTPLNLSGIPTAVSLYAFCYCAHPVFPTLYTSMRNKRQFTNVLLLCFTLCTVCYASMAVFGYLMFGENVQSQITLNLPTEKLSSKVAIYTTLVNPIAKYALMVTPIVNATKSWFPSQYNKRISGLLISTSLVFSTAVVALVLPFFAYLMSLVGAFLSVTGSIILPCLCYLKISGTYRRFGSEMVVIWGVILMGFVVGIVGTYTSLIQIIGHL
- the LOC132181104 gene encoding amino acid transporter AVT1I isoform X2, with amino-acid sequence MEAADQHGVSLNVPLMHDESKDVEAHDHNGDRDAVSCTASFYKTCFNGLNALSGVGILSVPYALASGGWLSLILLFVIAIAAFYSGLLIQRCMDLDSDIRTYPDIGYRAFGNKGRIVVSVVMYIELYLVATGFLILEGDNLYNLLPNAGFQMAGIRIEGKQMFVIIVALVILPSVWLDNLSLLSYISASGVLASAIILCSIYWTGAFDGIGFHQKGTPLNLSGIPTAVSLYAFCYCAHPVFPTLYTSMRNKRQFTNVLLLCFTLCTVCYASMAVFGYLMFGENVQSQITLNLPTEKLSSKVAIYTTLVNPIAKYALMVTPIVNATKSWFPSQYNKRISGLLISTSLVFSTAVVALVLPFFAYLMSLVGAFLSVTGSIILPCLCYLKISGTYRRFGSEMVVIWGVILMGFVVGIVGTYTSLIQIIGHL